One Pseudomonas sp. FP1742 genomic window carries:
- a CDS encoding toll/interleukin-1 receptor domain-containing protein, which yields MSIPKVFISYSHDSQEHKQWVLEFATRLRNSGVDAILDQWELQPGDDLPHFMEQNLASSDRVLMICTERYVGKANSGSGGVGYEKMIVTADLMRTIDSNKVIPLIRQAGTHETPTFLKSKLFIDFSSDDQTEFSFDELIRTLHGTPLFVKPPVGNSPFIPVLNNPPERQGDAILELMKSLVRIFERQNEDYLSYSELRADINISRLMLDVLIEQAKEDGLITQGAGKLLYLTTKGKQYAIFHKL from the coding sequence ATGAGCATTCCGAAAGTATTCATCTCCTATTCGCACGATTCGCAAGAACATAAGCAGTGGGTCTTAGAATTTGCGACAAGGCTACGTAACTCTGGTGTAGACGCAATACTGGACCAATGGGAGTTACAGCCAGGAGACGACCTTCCGCATTTCATGGAGCAAAACCTTGCGTCTTCCGACCGAGTGCTCATGATCTGCACTGAACGCTATGTAGGGAAAGCCAACTCGGGGTCAGGTGGGGTCGGTTATGAAAAGATGATTGTTACGGCGGATTTGATGAGGACCATTGATTCTAACAAGGTGATACCTTTAATTCGTCAAGCTGGGACTCATGAAACCCCTACGTTCTTGAAGTCAAAGTTATTTATTGACTTTTCGAGCGACGATCAGACCGAATTCTCCTTCGATGAGCTAATTCGGACTCTTCATGGCACACCGCTCTTTGTTAAACCTCCGGTAGGAAATAGTCCCTTCATACCTGTACTAAACAACCCACCTGAGCGGCAAGGTGATGCCATTCTCGAACTCATGAAAAGTTTGGTACGTATCTTTGAAAGGCAAAACGAAGACTATCTGAGTTACAGCGAATTGCGTGCTGACATCAATATATCCAGATTGATGCTTGATGTGCTGATCGAGCAAGCCAAAGAAGACGGCCTTATAACTCAAGGCGCGGGCAAGCTTCTGTACCTTACGACAAAAGGGAAGCAGTACGCCATATTCCATAAACTTTGA
- the recD gene encoding exodeoxyribonuclease V subunit alpha, with product MSRTFADLLPTPLAAESLAQLAPLSRADDLLLLLTRWVERGWLRALDKAFVAFLHELAPDDDPLVLLAAALTSHQLGHGHVCLDLFETLKEPDFALSLPPEGDLQSGAMLLPSQLLEALDGAHWCKVLASSRLVALAVDGREAAQHRPLVLSGKRLYLRRYWAYERRIDHALRQRLAAREATPSDLPQRLTGLFGPARLDDVIDWQKLACALATRSAFSIVTGGPGTGKTTTVVRLLALLQAPAVEAGKPLRIRLAAPTGKAAARLTESISQQVQTLKVAETVREKIPSDVTTVHRLLGSRPGTRHFRHHAGNRLPLDVLVVDEASMIDLEMMANLLDALPAHARLVLLGDKDQLASVEAGAVLGDLCRDAEAGWYSPQTRQWLEAVSDENLSASGLREDTHGEHPLAQQVVMLRHSRRFGEGSGIGQLARWVNRQHPEDARKLLAAGSHGDIFSLPLKGEQDRALERLLLEGHGGGPQGYRHYLSLLRSQRPPLDRPLDHPCWADWARVVLQAFDAFQLLCAVRKGPWGVEGLNQRVTDALLKARLIDSDHQWYEGRPVLMTRNDYGLGLMNGDIGIALKLPERDGLEAGRQVLRVAFPRNDGQGGVRFVLPSRLNDVETVYAMTVHKSQGSEFAHTALILPDALNPVLTKELIYTGITRAKDWFTLIEPRAGVFEEAVQRKVKRLSGLMLELEEGVAPSH from the coding sequence ATGAGTCGCACGTTTGCCGATCTGCTGCCCACGCCGTTGGCGGCCGAAAGCCTGGCTCAACTGGCCCCGTTGAGTCGCGCAGATGACTTGTTGCTGTTGCTCACGCGCTGGGTTGAGCGCGGCTGGCTGCGGGCGCTGGACAAGGCCTTCGTCGCCTTTCTCCACGAACTCGCACCCGACGATGATCCACTGGTACTGCTGGCCGCCGCGTTGACCAGTCACCAGTTGGGCCATGGCCATGTCTGCCTGGATCTGTTCGAAACGCTGAAAGAGCCGGACTTCGCCCTGTCGCTGCCGCCGGAAGGTGATCTGCAAAGTGGCGCAATGTTACTGCCATCGCAGTTGCTCGAGGCGTTGGACGGTGCCCATTGGTGCAAGGTCCTGGCGTCCAGCCGTCTGGTGGCTCTGGCCGTCGATGGGCGTGAGGCCGCGCAACACCGGCCGTTGGTACTGTCGGGCAAGCGCCTGTACCTGCGTCGCTATTGGGCTTACGAACGGCGCATCGACCATGCCCTGCGTCAGCGCTTGGCGGCGCGCGAAGCAACGCCTAGTGATTTGCCTCAACGCCTGACCGGGCTGTTCGGTCCAGCCAGGCTTGATGACGTGATCGACTGGCAGAAGCTTGCGTGTGCCCTGGCTACCCGAAGTGCATTCAGCATCGTCACCGGCGGCCCGGGAACCGGCAAGACCACTACGGTCGTGCGCTTGCTCGCATTACTCCAGGCACCCGCGGTGGAGGCCGGAAAACCACTGCGCATTCGTCTCGCGGCCCCCACCGGCAAAGCTGCCGCACGGTTGACCGAGTCCATCAGCCAGCAGGTTCAAACCCTGAAAGTGGCTGAAACAGTGCGCGAAAAGATCCCGTCGGATGTGACCACCGTGCACCGTTTGCTCGGCAGTCGCCCCGGCACCCGGCATTTCCGTCACCACGCCGGTAATCGCTTGCCGCTGGATGTATTGGTGGTGGATGAAGCCTCGATGATCGACCTGGAGATGATGGCCAATCTGCTCGACGCGTTGCCGGCCCATGCCCGTCTGGTGCTGCTTGGTGACAAGGATCAACTGGCGTCGGTAGAAGCCGGTGCTGTCCTGGGCGATCTGTGTCGTGATGCCGAAGCGGGTTGGTACAGCCCGCAGACCCGCCAGTGGCTGGAGGCGGTCAGCGATGAAAATCTCAGTGCCAGCGGTTTGCGGGAAGACACCCACGGCGAGCATCCCTTGGCCCAGCAAGTCGTGATGCTGCGCCACTCGCGGCGTTTCGGCGAGGGCAGTGGCATTGGTCAGTTGGCCCGTTGGGTCAACCGGCAGCATCCTGAAGACGCACGCAAATTATTGGCGGCTGGAAGCCATGGCGACATATTTTCCCTGCCCCTCAAGGGTGAACAGGACCGGGCGCTGGAGCGCTTGCTGCTTGAAGGCCATGGCGGGGGGCCGCAAGGGTATCGGCATTACCTGAGTCTTTTGCGCAGTCAGCGGCCACCGCTCGACCGCCCGCTGGACCATCCGTGCTGGGCCGATTGGGCTCGCGTGGTGTTGCAGGCCTTTGACGCCTTCCAGCTATTGTGTGCCGTACGCAAAGGGCCTTGGGGCGTGGAAGGCTTGAATCAGCGCGTGACCGATGCGCTGCTCAAGGCTCGGCTGATCGACAGCGACCATCAGTGGTACGAAGGTCGGCCCGTGTTGATGACCCGCAATGACTATGGCCTGGGTTTGATGAACGGTGACATTGGCATTGCCCTCAAGCTGCCGGAGCGTGACGGTCTCGAGGCCGGACGACAAGTGCTGCGTGTGGCCTTTCCGCGCAACGATGGGCAGGGCGGTGTGCGTTTTGTCCTGCCGAGCCGACTCAACGATGTCGAAACCGTATACGCCATGACCGTACACAAATCCCAGGGTTCGGAGTTTGCCCATACGGCGCTGATTCTGCCGGATGCCCTGAACCCTGTGCTCACCAAGGAACTGATCTATACCGGGATTACCCGGGCCAAAGACTGGTTCACCCTGATTGAGCCTCGCGCCGGTGTGTTCGAAGAGGCCGTGCAGCGCAAGGTCAAGCGCTTGAGCGGGTTGATGCTGGAACTGGAAGAGGGTGTCGCGCCGAGTCACTGA
- a CDS encoding tyrosine-type recombinase/integrase, with translation MMTISTLCPVTSAVTNPAVSLKPSTRLAKPYHYRRNGIYYLRLRETGSTTQATSVSLKTTDRKAAMDASRRLAETIKAFHLDHPQATWLELREHLLWVAESLLSTAHDVHSLRDWGDLYEDVWTNLSEIAATMPLSVDQHEHVARAREVMSAAQVRLQGDSVPLVTIIRDLEGDQSKPGESFPVSLSVLAPMTFEILSGLYLADRAQDQKASTLKETKVCHGTLSAQLGDLDLRNHSRADLVALRDRLSEGRMPSTVNKLLVKLSAVLAWSVENGHLLKTYDKKLKLTKGLESTRKAFSQAQVVKVMEYASNLPETSWKRWLLSLGVITGGRLNEISQLTTSDVQTLESGITVIHINEVGEGKSIKNKRSERLVPLTDGAYGFDLAAFLRYVELCRLNGSESLAQIGYKTAGEWANQQAIPAALGESFGPGLVFHSLRHSLASLMQAKGVPTTHAQAVMGHASGTITFDTYGSGVPVETIAEMLSGVFREVS, from the coding sequence ATGATGACCATTTCCACGCTCTGTCCTGTTACAAGTGCTGTCACAAACCCTGCTGTCTCCCTCAAGCCATCCACAAGGCTCGCTAAGCCCTATCACTACAGGCGCAACGGCATCTACTATCTGCGCCTCAGAGAGACAGGCAGCACCACGCAAGCTACCTCAGTTTCACTCAAGACCACTGACAGAAAGGCCGCTATGGACGCTTCACGACGACTTGCCGAGACCATCAAGGCTTTCCACTTGGACCACCCTCAGGCGACTTGGCTTGAGTTGCGGGAGCATCTGTTGTGGGTCGCTGAGAGTCTGTTGTCGACTGCCCATGATGTTCACTCGTTACGTGACTGGGGCGACCTCTACGAAGACGTTTGGACAAACCTTTCTGAGATTGCTGCAACGATGCCACTCAGCGTCGATCAGCATGAACACGTAGCGAGAGCGAGGGAGGTGATGTCTGCTGCTCAGGTGCGCCTACAGGGCGACTCTGTGCCATTGGTGACCATCATCCGGGACCTTGAGGGCGATCAATCGAAACCCGGAGAGAGCTTCCCTGTGTCTCTATCTGTATTAGCTCCAATGACCTTTGAGATTCTCTCGGGGCTCTACTTGGCGGACCGCGCTCAGGACCAGAAGGCATCGACCCTTAAGGAAACTAAGGTGTGCCACGGGACACTCTCTGCTCAGTTGGGAGACCTTGATCTACGGAATCACTCAAGGGCTGACCTTGTGGCTCTTCGAGATCGCCTCTCCGAAGGCCGGATGCCCTCAACGGTCAACAAGCTGCTCGTGAAGCTCTCTGCGGTACTCGCTTGGTCTGTAGAGAACGGTCATCTGCTAAAGACTTATGACAAGAAGCTGAAGCTCACGAAGGGCCTCGAATCGACCCGTAAGGCGTTCTCTCAGGCTCAAGTGGTCAAGGTGATGGAGTATGCGAGCAACCTCCCAGAGACCTCATGGAAGCGCTGGCTGCTCAGTCTTGGGGTCATCACTGGCGGGCGCCTTAACGAAATCTCTCAGCTAACCACAAGCGATGTTCAGACCCTTGAATCAGGTATCACCGTAATCCACATCAACGAGGTTGGTGAAGGTAAGTCCATCAAGAACAAGCGCAGTGAGCGACTGGTGCCGTTGACTGATGGTGCCTATGGGTTCGACCTCGCAGCGTTCTTGCGGTACGTCGAGTTGTGCAGACTCAACGGATCCGAATCGTTGGCTCAGATCGGTTACAAGACCGCTGGCGAGTGGGCTAACCAGCAGGCAATCCCAGCGGCCCTTGGGGAGTCCTTCGGGCCTGGCTTGGTGTTCCATTCGTTGCGTCACTCGTTGGCGTCGTTGATGCAGGCTAAAGGCGTCCCTACGACTCATGCTCAGGCTGTGATGGGGCATGCATCAGGAACGATTACGTTTGATACTTACGGCTCGGGCGTTCCCGTTGAGACCATTGCTGAGATGCTTTCCGGAGTCTTTCGGGAAGTTAGCTGA
- the recB gene encoding exodeoxyribonuclease V subunit beta, which yields MTTKTPLALAFPLRGSQLIEASAGTGKTFTISALYLRLVLGHGDESSGFGRELLPPQILVVTFTDAATKELRERIRTRLAEAARFFRDETPAPDGLIAELREQYLPEQWSGCANRLDIAAQWMDEAAVSTIHSWCQRMLREHAFDSGSLFTQTLETDHSDLLGEVLRDYWRLFCYPMQGDALNWVRGNWGGPAALLPRVRGLFASERDNVEGKEPAQLIAECLQERRAALLELKMPWRQWADELLAICHQGVASKSVDGRKMQARYFEPWFEKLRAWAEDESLEQLDIGTGFTRLTPDGMAEAWKGEAPRHPGLDAMPALKASLDGLPTPDAAVLQHAAHWVGARFEEEKRRRAEMGFDDMLLRLDAALQSDGGERLATLIREQFPVALIDEFQDTDPVQYRIFESIYRIEDNNPESGLFLIGDPKQAIYAFRGADIYTYLRARQATTGRLHTLGTNFRSSHGMVNAVNHVFERAESRELGRGAFLFREKNGENPVPFLPVESQGRKEVLHVDGQVVPALNIWHLSSDQPLSGVAYRQQLAAACASEITALLNGGQQGRAGFIQDGKDFRGLLPADIAILVRDGKEAQAVRGELSARGVRSVYLSDKDSVFAAQEAHDLLTWLKACAEPDVERPLRAALACITLNLSLAELERLNQDELAWEARVMQFRGYRELWRKQGVLPMLRRLLHDFQLPQALIARSDGERVLTNLLHLSELLQQAAAELDGEQALIRHLSEHLALSGQAGEEQILRLESDEQLVKVVTIHKSKGLEYPLVFLPFICSAKPVDGSRLPLHYHDAAGKAQVSLRPTAELIAQADDERLAEDLRLLYVALTRAQHACWLGVTDLKRGNNNGSVLHLSALGYLLGGGAPLAESAGLRRWLQDLQQDCAALSYSELPDATAEHYHPPRNEATLLAPLIPRRKASENWWIASYSALRIGDILSVGSDEAPESPQAQKLFDDERLDPEAPREMVAGGADIHRFPRGPNPGTFLHGLLEWAGDEGFAAAPQTVEDAIARRCNRRGWEGWITTLRGWLQHLLKSPLHIGGGQAPVVFERLTQYRVEMEFWFASHKVDVLKLDDLVRQYTHNGVARVAAEPVLLNGMFKGFIDLTFEHDGRYYVADYKSNWLGVDDAAYTEQAMEQSILDNRYDLQYVLYLLALHRQLKARLADYDYDRHVGGALYLFLRGTRAASQGVYFARPPRELIERLDRLFQGKPEPKAEPAWEQGVLL from the coding sequence GTGACCACGAAAACACCGCTGGCCCTGGCGTTCCCCCTGCGTGGCAGCCAACTGATCGAAGCCAGCGCCGGGACCGGCAAGACCTTCACCATTTCTGCACTGTATTTGCGTCTGGTCCTTGGACACGGTGACGAGTCGAGTGGCTTTGGCCGCGAGTTGCTGCCGCCGCAAATCCTCGTGGTGACCTTCACCGACGCCGCGACCAAAGAACTGCGCGAACGTATTCGCACACGGCTGGCTGAAGCTGCGCGGTTTTTCCGCGATGAAACACCGGCACCGGATGGCCTCATTGCCGAATTGCGCGAGCAGTACCTCCCCGAACAGTGGTCCGGCTGTGCAAACCGCCTGGACATCGCCGCCCAATGGATGGACGAAGCGGCGGTATCGACCATTCACAGTTGGTGCCAGCGCATGTTGCGCGAACATGCGTTCGACAGTGGCAGCCTGTTCACCCAGACCCTGGAAACCGATCACAGTGATTTGCTCGGCGAAGTCCTGCGCGATTACTGGCGACTGTTCTGCTACCCGATGCAAGGCGATGCGCTGAACTGGGTTCGCGGCAACTGGGGTGGCCCGGCGGCGTTGTTGCCGCGAGTGCGTGGATTGTTCGCCAGCGAACGTGACAACGTCGAAGGTAAAGAACCTGCCCAATTGATCGCCGAGTGCTTGCAGGAACGACGGGCCGCTTTGCTCGAGCTCAAGATGCCCTGGCGCCAATGGGCCGATGAGTTGCTTGCCATCTGTCACCAGGGCGTCGCGAGCAAGAGCGTCGATGGTCGCAAGATGCAGGCGCGCTACTTCGAACCGTGGTTCGAAAAGCTCCGGGCCTGGGCCGAAGACGAATCTCTCGAACAGCTGGACATTGGTACCGGCTTCACTCGCCTGACGCCCGATGGCATGGCTGAAGCATGGAAGGGGGAAGCCCCTCGGCACCCTGGTCTCGATGCGATGCCCGCTCTCAAGGCCAGCCTTGATGGCTTGCCAACCCCCGATGCCGCCGTGCTGCAACATGCCGCCCACTGGGTCGGTGCTCGGTTCGAGGAAGAGAAGCGTCGCCGCGCGGAAATGGGTTTCGACGACATGCTGCTGCGCCTTGATGCGGCTTTGCAGTCCGATGGCGGTGAACGCCTGGCAACCCTGATCCGCGAGCAGTTCCCGGTCGCGTTGATCGATGAATTCCAGGACACCGACCCGGTGCAGTACCGCATCTTCGAGAGCATTTATCGCATCGAAGACAACAATCCCGAATCCGGCCTGTTCCTGATCGGCGACCCGAAGCAGGCGATCTATGCCTTCCGCGGCGCCGATATCTATACCTATTTGCGCGCGCGGCAAGCCACCACTGGCCGCCTGCATACACTGGGGACAAATTTCCGCTCCAGTCATGGCATGGTCAACGCGGTGAACCATGTGTTCGAGCGCGCCGAATCCCGTGAGCTGGGGCGCGGAGCATTCCTGTTTCGTGAGAAGAATGGCGAGAATCCGGTACCGTTTCTGCCCGTCGAATCCCAGGGGCGCAAAGAAGTCCTGCATGTTGATGGTCAGGTTGTACCTGCCCTGAACATCTGGCATTTGTCCTCTGATCAGCCGCTGTCCGGCGTGGCGTATCGACAACAATTGGCTGCCGCCTGCGCCAGTGAAATCACCGCGCTGCTCAACGGCGGCCAGCAAGGTCGTGCGGGTTTCATCCAGGACGGTAAGGATTTCAGAGGTCTGCTGCCGGCGGATATCGCGATTCTGGTGCGCGACGGCAAAGAGGCCCAGGCCGTGCGTGGCGAACTTTCCGCCCGTGGCGTGCGCAGTGTTTACCTGTCAGACAAGGACTCGGTATTCGCCGCACAGGAAGCCCATGACCTGCTGACCTGGCTCAAGGCCTGTGCCGAGCCGGATGTCGAGCGTCCCCTGCGTGCCGCGCTGGCCTGTATCACCCTGAATCTTTCACTGGCGGAACTGGAGCGACTGAATCAGGACGAACTGGCCTGGGAAGCACGGGTCATGCAGTTCCGTGGTTATCGCGAGTTATGGCGTAAGCAGGGTGTGTTGCCAATGCTGCGGCGGTTGCTGCACGACTTCCAGCTACCCCAGGCGTTGATTGCGCGTAGCGATGGTGAACGGGTGCTGACCAATCTGTTGCACCTGTCCGAGTTGCTGCAGCAGGCTGCCGCTGAACTCGATGGCGAACAAGCGCTGATCCGTCATTTGTCCGAGCATCTGGCGTTGTCCGGTCAGGCTGGCGAAGAACAGATCCTGCGCCTGGAAAGCGACGAGCAGCTGGTCAAGGTCGTGACCATCCACAAATCCAAAGGGCTTGAGTATCCCTTGGTGTTTCTGCCGTTCATCTGCTCGGCAAAACCGGTGGATGGCAGTCGTCTGCCGCTGCATTACCACGACGCCGCGGGCAAGGCACAAGTGAGCTTGAGGCCGACGGCCGAGTTGATTGCCCAAGCCGACGATGAACGTTTGGCCGAAGACCTTCGCTTGCTTTATGTCGCCCTGACCCGGGCACAACATGCTTGCTGGCTCGGTGTGACTGACCTCAAGCGCGGCAATAACAATGGATCGGTCTTGCACCTTTCTGCGTTGGGTTATCTGCTGGGTGGTGGTGCGCCATTGGCCGAGTCGGCTGGGTTGCGTCGTTGGCTGCAAGACCTGCAGCAAGACTGTGCGGCGCTGAGCTACAGTGAATTGCCTGACGCGACCGCCGAGCATTACCACCCGCCACGCAATGAAGCGACCTTGCTTGCCCCACTGATACCCAGGCGCAAGGCCAGCGAAAACTGGTGGATCGCCTCTTACAGCGCCTTGCGTATCGGTGACATTTTGAGCGTGGGCAGCGACGAAGCCCCGGAGAGCCCGCAAGCACAAAAGCTTTTTGACGACGAGCGCCTTGATCCCGAAGCACCACGAGAAATGGTCGCTGGCGGCGCAGATATCCATCGTTTTCCTCGTGGTCCGAACCCCGGCACTTTTCTCCATGGATTGCTCGAATGGGCCGGTGACGAAGGTTTTGCCGCTGCACCACAAACCGTGGAAGACGCCATCGCCCGTCGCTGCAACCGCCGTGGCTGGGAAGGCTGGATCACCACGCTGAGGGGCTGGCTGCAGCACTTGCTCAAATCCCCGCTGCACATCGGTGGTGGGCAGGCGCCGGTAGTATTCGAGCGACTGACTCAGTATCGGGTCGAAATGGAGTTCTGGTTCGCCAGTCACAAAGTCGATGTGCTCAAACTCGATGATCTGGTACGTCAATACACCCACAACGGCGTGGCCCGGGTGGCCGCTGAACCGGTGCTGCTCAATGGCATGTTCAAAGGCTTCATCGACCTGACGTTCGAGCATGACGGCCGATACTACGTCGCCGACTACAAATCCAACTGGCTGGGCGTCGATGATGCCGCCTATACCGAGCAAGCCATGGAGCAGTCGATTCTCGATAACCGCTACGACCTGCAATATGTGCTGTATCTGCTCGCCCTGCATCGCCAGCTAAAGGCCCGGCTTGCCGATTACGATTACGACCGACATGTCGGAGGGGCGTTGTACCTGTTCCTTCGCGGTACTCGCGCGGCCAGCCAGGGTGTGTATTTTGCCCGTCCGCCTCGGGAGCTGATCGAACGCCTGGACCGGTTGTTCCAGGGCAAGCCAGAGCCCAAGGCCGAGCCCGCCTGGGAACAGGGAGTGTTGCTATGA
- a CDS encoding diguanylate cyclase domain-containing protein produces MSLFKSRIRPTLGSIIGRGHLIVALVGVAMASVSLTLLGVLALRVYADHNLHLIARSINYTVEAAVVFNDKAAATEALALIASTEEVADAQVMDEQGELLARWQRPETGLLSDLEMQIARTILEKPISMPIVHQGQEVGSILLIGHGGSLMRFLLSGLMGIVLCTAVSAWVALHLARRQLRGIIGPLRSLAAVAHAARSERAFDQRVPPADIAELDNLGNDFNALLDELESWQTHLQSENETLAHQASHDSLTGLPNRAFFEGRLMRALRNAGKLDEGVAVLFLDSDRFKEINDNFGHAAGDAVLIAVATRVRAQLREEDLVARLGGDEFAVLLTPLHKIEDAERIADKIIASMDAPIPLPGGTQVLTSLSIGIAVYPDHGLTPGALLDAADAAMYQAKRLSRGAHHTAGSEHSVVHLQTRS; encoded by the coding sequence ATGAGTCTATTCAAATCTCGCATACGTCCGACCCTGGGGTCGATTATTGGCCGTGGACATTTGATCGTCGCCCTGGTGGGTGTGGCCATGGCCAGTGTTTCGTTGACCTTGCTGGGTGTTCTGGCCTTGCGGGTTTATGCCGATCACAACCTGCATCTGATCGCCCGATCGATCAACTACACCGTGGAAGCTGCGGTGGTGTTCAACGACAAGGCCGCAGCCACTGAAGCGCTGGCCTTGATCGCGTCCACCGAAGAAGTGGCTGATGCACAGGTGATGGATGAACAAGGCGAGTTGCTTGCACGTTGGCAACGACCGGAAACAGGGTTGCTCTCCGATCTTGAAATGCAGATCGCCCGGACCATTCTGGAAAAGCCCATCAGCATGCCGATCGTCCATCAAGGTCAGGAAGTCGGCAGCATTCTGCTTATCGGTCACGGCGGCAGCCTGATGCGCTTCTTGCTCAGCGGACTGATGGGGATCGTTTTGTGTACCGCTGTCAGTGCCTGGGTTGCGCTTCATCTGGCGCGTCGGCAGTTGCGAGGAATCATCGGCCCGTTGCGCAGCCTGGCTGCCGTGGCTCACGCTGCCCGCAGCGAGCGTGCCTTCGACCAGCGCGTACCGCCCGCTGATATCGCCGAACTCGACAACCTGGGCAACGACTTCAATGCCTTGCTTGATGAACTCGAGTCCTGGCAGACCCATCTGCAAAGTGAAAACGAAACCCTGGCGCACCAGGCCAGCCATGACAGCCTTACCGGGTTGCCGAACCGGGCATTTTTCGAAGGCCGCCTGATGCGTGCGTTGCGCAATGCCGGCAAATTGGATGAGGGAGTGGCCGTACTGTTTCTCGACAGCGACCGGTTCAAGGAGATCAACGACAATTTTGGTCATGCTGCCGGTGATGCGGTGCTGATCGCCGTGGCGACCCGGGTTCGTGCGCAATTGCGTGAAGAGGATCTGGTTGCGCGTCTGGGGGGCGACGAGTTTGCCGTGCTGTTGACGCCGCTGCACAAAATAGAAGACGCCGAACGGATTGCCGACAAGATCATTGCCAGTATGGACGCGCCAATCCCGTTGCCGGGCGGTACCCAGGTGTTGACTTCACTCAGCATCGGCATCGCCGTGTACCCTGATCATGGGCTTACGCCGGGTGCGCTGCTCGATGCTGCAGATGCCGCGATGTATCAGGCCAAACGCCTTTCCCGAGGCGCTCACCACACGGCAGGGTCGGAGCACTCTGTCGTCCATCTTCAAACCAGGAGCTAA
- a CDS encoding OmpA family protein, protein MFTFTQRSLRFFTITLFMTLLALTGCQTTPQKGLTPAQIAVLKQQGFEMTDEGWAFGLSGKVLFGSDVEHLNPASTQIVERIGKALLGVGIERVRIDGHTDASGKESYNEQLSLRRAKSVETVLAAVGIKEENIQLRGLGSSKPVASNDTVDGRTENRRVSIVVSAD, encoded by the coding sequence GTGTTCACATTCACTCAGCGTTCTCTGCGATTTTTTACGATTACCTTATTCATGACCTTGCTGGCATTGACCGGTTGCCAGACGACACCGCAGAAAGGACTGACCCCGGCGCAGATCGCTGTGCTCAAGCAGCAAGGTTTCGAGATGACGGATGAGGGCTGGGCCTTCGGCCTGTCCGGCAAAGTGCTGTTCGGCAGTGATGTCGAACACCTCAACCCCGCCAGTACCCAGATCGTCGAACGCATTGGCAAGGCGTTGTTGGGGGTGGGAATCGAGCGGGTGAGGATTGACGGCCATACCGATGCCTCGGGCAAGGAATCCTATAACGAACAACTTTCCCTGCGTCGCGCGAAAAGCGTTGAAACGGTATTGGCCGCTGTCGGTATAAAAGAAGAAAACATCCAGTTGCGCGGCCTGGGCAGCAGCAAGCCCGTCGCCTCTAACGACACCGTGGACGGGCGCACCGAGAATCGCCGAGTGTCGATCGTGGTGAGCGCGGATTAA
- a CDS encoding Rha family transcriptional regulator, whose amino-acid sequence MKEMINTTAATFEKINKAGVMTPTTINGLPGMSSLEIAEITGKRHDRVLKDARKMLEELGLIGVVKTDASSFVETSYQNSQNKAQPMVILDKELTFTLITGYSVKLRHLIVKRWLELEGVGFEHVSVQATVVHLIEREKDNRQAALHAIKKAIRKAPRCPLSPAEKEVQRLRRLAYRNSQRGL is encoded by the coding sequence ATGAAAGAAATGATCAACACTACCGCAGCCACCTTCGAGAAGATCAACAAGGCTGGAGTGATGACCCCAACGACCATCAACGGTTTGCCCGGTATGTCGTCCTTGGAGATCGCTGAGATCACTGGCAAGCGGCATGACCGTGTTCTGAAGGACGCCAGGAAGATGCTCGAAGAGTTGGGATTAATAGGAGTCGTCAAAACCGACGCGTCCTCCTTTGTCGAGACCAGCTACCAGAATAGTCAGAACAAAGCTCAGCCGATGGTTATCCTCGACAAGGAACTGACCTTTACGCTCATCACCGGCTACAGCGTCAAACTACGTCACCTGATCGTCAAACGCTGGCTTGAACTTGAAGGGGTAGGCTTTGAGCATGTGTCCGTTCAGGCCACTGTGGTCCATCTGATCGAACGTGAGAAGGACAATCGGCAAGCAGCCCTTCATGCCATCAAGAAGGCCATCAGGAAGGCTCCACGGTGTCCTCTGAGCCCTGCCGAAAAAGAGGTCCAGCGTTTGAGGCGACTGGCCTACAGGAACTCCCAAAGGGGTCTGTGA
- a CDS encoding YfiR family protein — protein sequence MKLAVWATERVVGCKQVLLAGLLCLLTGVACAEPETVVSKADQRARSVTQVVLGILSYARWPVEPQQLRLCVVGPTEYTDDLVKGTTQATGRPVVVQRLLADNPAIAGECDAVYIGKLTSDERDRLFASLTGRPVLSISEGGDQCTVGSLFCLRVGDEQVAFEVNLDSVARSGVRIHPSVLQLSRRKPAAP from the coding sequence ATGAAGTTGGCTGTCTGGGCGACAGAGCGCGTCGTTGGCTGCAAACAAGTGCTGCTTGCCGGCCTCCTCTGTTTGTTGACGGGCGTTGCCTGTGCCGAGCCGGAAACTGTCGTGAGCAAGGCCGACCAGCGTGCCAGATCGGTCACTCAGGTGGTGCTCGGGATACTCAGTTATGCCCGGTGGCCTGTTGAGCCCCAACAACTGCGTCTATGCGTGGTCGGTCCCACCGAGTACACCGACGACCTGGTCAAAGGCACCACCCAAGCCACTGGCCGGCCTGTCGTCGTGCAACGGCTCTTGGCCGACAACCCGGCGATTGCCGGTGAGTGCGATGCGGTGTACATCGGCAAGCTGACCAGCGATGAGCGTGATCGGCTATTTGCCTCGTTGACCGGTCGTCCGGTGTTGAGCATCAGCGAAGGCGGCGATCAGTGCACTGTAGGCAGTCTGTTCTGCCTGCGGGTCGGCGATGAACAAGTGGCCTTCGAGGTCAACCTCGATTCGGTCGCCCGCAGCGGTGTGCGCATTCATCCCAGTGTGCTGCAGCTGTCGCGCCGCAAGCCGGCGGCACCATGA